One genomic segment of Acanthopagrus latus isolate v.2019 chromosome 14, fAcaLat1.1, whole genome shotgun sequence includes these proteins:
- the zgc:161973 gene encoding F-box only protein 15 isoform X4, whose protein sequence is MERLPCEILIKILSYLDASSLFCISHVSKLFHSLANDDVMWQKIYMSEFGTQTWRPKSVDNAALKDDPEDVGDRSAGNWKRLYFRTTAGYEMNKWRRELRENSPYTGLPRQTEWVLRNMNVCWELTVTDCLGREITLGQSRAYFFESSVIVRWSEGSFPRYHHIHNIQLHGVRKERLKIPDVRKPAWRSLISKLELKSQRVWHLGKDRLVRLLHLVPGFIIGIWRGQQSIAFIMASLHFHKLVEKSLLGYPACPYYEPEDLPPVDNSDPEFGLHGYSLHFVLHNTGTQIMLGHFRELSFCTDQISRGLLELRVINRNDLSQHRSLSGNIKLPWKSEFLEGSVENCCIITLTLLDEFQKPFWCVSSPIYVTMAKNSPSVDYSGELFVMEYQNAEGKVKMKLVWLKEQKQFFLISLTVYVSVFKVNKRFSRQY, encoded by the exons ATGGAAAG gctGCCATGTGAGATCCTGATTAAGATCCTGTCGTACCTGGACGCGTCCTCGCTGTTCTGTATCAGCCACGTCAGCAAGCTCTTCCACTCGCTCGCCAACGATGA TGTCATGTGGCAGAAGATTTACATGTCAGAGTTTGGGACTCAAACATGGAGGCCAAAGTCGGTGGATAATGCAGCGCTGAAGGATGACCCGGAGGACGTGGGGGACCGGTCTGCCGGCAACTGGAAGAGGCTGTACTTTAGGACCACAGCTGGATATGAAATGAACaagtggaggagagagctgagagaaaaCAGTCCCTACACTGGGCTGCCCAGACAGACGGAGTGGGTCCTCAG GAACATGAACGTGTGCTGGGAGCTGACGGTGACTGATTGTTTGGGACGGGAGATCACACTGGGGCAGAGTCGAGCGTATTTCTTCGAGTCCTCCGTGATCGTCCGCTGGAGTGAAGGCAGCTTCCCCAGATATCACCACATCCACAACATCCAGCTGCACGGAGTCCGGAAGGAGCGGCTGAAGATCCCCGACGTCAGGAA GCCTGCCTGGCGTTCTTTGATTTCAAAGCTGGAGTTGAAGTCTCAGCGTGTTTGGCACCTCGGCAAAGACAGGCTGGTCAGACTGCTGCATCTGGTGCCCGGCTTCATCATCGGCATCTGGAGG GGTCAGCAGAGTATTGCTTTCATCATGGCCAGCCTGCACTTCCACAAGTTGGTGGAGAAGAGTCTGCTGGGATATCCAGCCTG CCCGTACTATGAGCCTGAGGACCTCCCACCTGTGGATAACTCGGACCCTGAGTTTGGTCTGCACGGCTACAGTCTGCACTTCGTCCTGCACAACACCGGCACTCAGATCATGTTGGGACACTTCCGCGAGCTCTCCTTTTGCACAG atcagatcagccGTGGACTGTTGGAGCTGAGGGTCATCAACAGGAACGACTTGTCTCAGCACAGGTCGCTGTCTGGAAACATCAAGCTGCCCTGGAAGAGCGAGTTTCTGGAGGGCTCAGTGGAG AACTGCTGCATCATAACGTTGACTCTGCTGGACGAGTTCCAGAAACCCTTCTGGTGCGTCAGCTCGCCCATTTACGTCACAATGGCGAAGAATTCGCCGTCTGTCGACTACAGTGGCGAGCTCTTTGTGATGGAGTACCAGAACGCAGAGGGTAAGGTGAAGATGAAGCTGGTGTGGTTGAAGGAGCAGAAGCAGTTCTTCCTCATCAGCCTCACCGTCtatgtttcagttttcaaaGTCAACAAACGCTTCAGCCGACAGTACTGA
- the zgc:161973 gene encoding F-box only protein 15 isoform X1 translates to MAAGRGEFYRSLLEGLERKPAQPSHGRGTAGPGRGQSGPGRGQSGPGKRQTGRRQKKKKQLKASPSFVSGKDGRTDREEEDFPKSFPCKENLMERLPCEILIKILSYLDASSLFCISHVSKLFHSLANDDVMWQKIYMSEFGTQTWRPKSVDNAALKDDPEDVGDRSAGNWKRLYFRTTAGYEMNKWRRELRENSPYTGLPRQTEWVLRNMNVCWELTVTDCLGREITLGQSRAYFFESSVIVRWSEGSFPRYHHIHNIQLHGVRKERLKIPDVRKPAWRSLISKLELKSQRVWHLGKDRLVRLLHLVPGFIIGIWRGQQSIAFIMASLHFHKLVEKSLLGYPACPYYEPEDLPPVDNSDPEFGLHGYSLHFVLHNTGTQIMLGHFRELSFCTDQISRGLLELRVINRNDLSQHRSLSGNIKLPWKSEFLEGSVENCCIITLTLLDEFQKPFWCVSSPIYVTMAKNSPSVDYSGELFVMEYQNAEGKVKMKLVWLKEQKQFFLISLTVYVSVFKVNKRFSRQY, encoded by the exons ATGGCGGCCGGACGAGGGGAGTTTTATCGGAGTTTGTTGGAGGGCCTGGAGAGGAAACCCGCCCAGCCTAGTCATGGGAGGGGAACAGCGGGTCCAGGTCGAGGACAGTCGGGTCCGGGTCGAGGACAGTCGGGTCCGGGTAAACGACAGACGGGCCgcaggcagaagaagaagaagcagctaAAGGCTTCACCGAGCTTCGTTAGCGGGAAAGATGGCAG aacagacagagaggaagaggattttcCCAAAAGTTTTCCTTGCAAGGAAAACTTAATGGAAAG gctGCCATGTGAGATCCTGATTAAGATCCTGTCGTACCTGGACGCGTCCTCGCTGTTCTGTATCAGCCACGTCAGCAAGCTCTTCCACTCGCTCGCCAACGATGA TGTCATGTGGCAGAAGATTTACATGTCAGAGTTTGGGACTCAAACATGGAGGCCAAAGTCGGTGGATAATGCAGCGCTGAAGGATGACCCGGAGGACGTGGGGGACCGGTCTGCCGGCAACTGGAAGAGGCTGTACTTTAGGACCACAGCTGGATATGAAATGAACaagtggaggagagagctgagagaaaaCAGTCCCTACACTGGGCTGCCCAGACAGACGGAGTGGGTCCTCAG GAACATGAACGTGTGCTGGGAGCTGACGGTGACTGATTGTTTGGGACGGGAGATCACACTGGGGCAGAGTCGAGCGTATTTCTTCGAGTCCTCCGTGATCGTCCGCTGGAGTGAAGGCAGCTTCCCCAGATATCACCACATCCACAACATCCAGCTGCACGGAGTCCGGAAGGAGCGGCTGAAGATCCCCGACGTCAGGAA GCCTGCCTGGCGTTCTTTGATTTCAAAGCTGGAGTTGAAGTCTCAGCGTGTTTGGCACCTCGGCAAAGACAGGCTGGTCAGACTGCTGCATCTGGTGCCCGGCTTCATCATCGGCATCTGGAGG GGTCAGCAGAGTATTGCTTTCATCATGGCCAGCCTGCACTTCCACAAGTTGGTGGAGAAGAGTCTGCTGGGATATCCAGCCTG CCCGTACTATGAGCCTGAGGACCTCCCACCTGTGGATAACTCGGACCCTGAGTTTGGTCTGCACGGCTACAGTCTGCACTTCGTCCTGCACAACACCGGCACTCAGATCATGTTGGGACACTTCCGCGAGCTCTCCTTTTGCACAG atcagatcagccGTGGACTGTTGGAGCTGAGGGTCATCAACAGGAACGACTTGTCTCAGCACAGGTCGCTGTCTGGAAACATCAAGCTGCCCTGGAAGAGCGAGTTTCTGGAGGGCTCAGTGGAG AACTGCTGCATCATAACGTTGACTCTGCTGGACGAGTTCCAGAAACCCTTCTGGTGCGTCAGCTCGCCCATTTACGTCACAATGGCGAAGAATTCGCCGTCTGTCGACTACAGTGGCGAGCTCTTTGTGATGGAGTACCAGAACGCAGAGGGTAAGGTGAAGATGAAGCTGGTGTGGTTGAAGGAGCAGAAGCAGTTCTTCCTCATCAGCCTCACCGTCtatgtttcagttttcaaaGTCAACAAACGCTTCAGCCGACAGTACTGA
- the zgc:161973 gene encoding F-box only protein 15 isoform X3 produces MAAGRGEFYRSLLEGLERKPAQPSHGRGTAGPGRGQSGPGRGQSGPGKRQTGRRQKKKKQLKASPSFVSGKDGRTDREEEDFPKSFPCKENLMERLPCEILIKILSYLDASSLFCISHVSKLFHSLANDDVMWQKIYMSEFGTQTWRPKSVDNAALKDDPEDVGDRSAGNWKRLYFRTTAGYEMNKWRRELRENSPYTGLPRQTEWVLRNMNVCWELTVTDCLGREITLGQSRAYFFESSVIVRWSEGSFPRYHHIHNIQLHGVRKERLKIPDVRKPAWRSLISKLELKSQRVWHLGKDRLVRLLHLVPGFIIGIWRGQQSIAFIMASLHFHKLVEKSLLGYPACPYYEPEDLPPVDNSDPEFGLHGYSLHFVLHNTGTQIMLGHFRELSFCTDQISRGLLELRVINRNDLSQHRSLSGNIKLPWKSEFLEGSVEL; encoded by the exons ATGGCGGCCGGACGAGGGGAGTTTTATCGGAGTTTGTTGGAGGGCCTGGAGAGGAAACCCGCCCAGCCTAGTCATGGGAGGGGAACAGCGGGTCCAGGTCGAGGACAGTCGGGTCCGGGTCGAGGACAGTCGGGTCCGGGTAAACGACAGACGGGCCgcaggcagaagaagaagaagcagctaAAGGCTTCACCGAGCTTCGTTAGCGGGAAAGATGGCAG aacagacagagaggaagaggattttcCCAAAAGTTTTCCTTGCAAGGAAAACTTAATGGAAAG gctGCCATGTGAGATCCTGATTAAGATCCTGTCGTACCTGGACGCGTCCTCGCTGTTCTGTATCAGCCACGTCAGCAAGCTCTTCCACTCGCTCGCCAACGATGA TGTCATGTGGCAGAAGATTTACATGTCAGAGTTTGGGACTCAAACATGGAGGCCAAAGTCGGTGGATAATGCAGCGCTGAAGGATGACCCGGAGGACGTGGGGGACCGGTCTGCCGGCAACTGGAAGAGGCTGTACTTTAGGACCACAGCTGGATATGAAATGAACaagtggaggagagagctgagagaaaaCAGTCCCTACACTGGGCTGCCCAGACAGACGGAGTGGGTCCTCAG GAACATGAACGTGTGCTGGGAGCTGACGGTGACTGATTGTTTGGGACGGGAGATCACACTGGGGCAGAGTCGAGCGTATTTCTTCGAGTCCTCCGTGATCGTCCGCTGGAGTGAAGGCAGCTTCCCCAGATATCACCACATCCACAACATCCAGCTGCACGGAGTCCGGAAGGAGCGGCTGAAGATCCCCGACGTCAGGAA GCCTGCCTGGCGTTCTTTGATTTCAAAGCTGGAGTTGAAGTCTCAGCGTGTTTGGCACCTCGGCAAAGACAGGCTGGTCAGACTGCTGCATCTGGTGCCCGGCTTCATCATCGGCATCTGGAGG GGTCAGCAGAGTATTGCTTTCATCATGGCCAGCCTGCACTTCCACAAGTTGGTGGAGAAGAGTCTGCTGGGATATCCAGCCTG CCCGTACTATGAGCCTGAGGACCTCCCACCTGTGGATAACTCGGACCCTGAGTTTGGTCTGCACGGCTACAGTCTGCACTTCGTCCTGCACAACACCGGCACTCAGATCATGTTGGGACACTTCCGCGAGCTCTCCTTTTGCACAG atcagatcagccGTGGACTGTTGGAGCTGAGGGTCATCAACAGGAACGACTTGTCTCAGCACAGGTCGCTGTCTGGAAACATCAAGCTGCCCTGGAAGAGCGAGTTTCTGGAGGGCTCAGTGGAG ctCTGA
- the zgc:161973 gene encoding F-box only protein 15 isoform X2: MAAGRGEFYRSLLEGLERKPAQPSHGRGTAGPGRGQSGPGRGQSGPGKRQTGRRQKKKKQLKASPSFVSGKDGRTDREEEDFPKSFPCKENLMERLPCEILIKILSYLDASSLFCISHVSKLFHSLANDDVMWQKIYMSEFGTQTWRPKSVDNAALKDDPEDVGDRSAGNWKRLYFRTTAGYEMNKWRRELRENSPYTGLPRQTEWVLRNMNVCWELTVTDCLGREITLGQSRAYFFESSVIVRWSEGSFPRYHHIHNIQLHGVRKERLKIPDVRKPAWRSLISKLELKSQRVWHLGKDRLVRLLHLVPGFIIGIWRGQQSIAFIMASLHFHKLVEKSLLGYPACPYYEPEDLPPVDNSDPEFGLHGYSLHFVLHNTGTQIMLGHFRELSFCTDQISRGLLELRVINRNDLSQHRSLSGNIKLPWKSEFLEGSVEDGLAAAHSVNPAQRPLEAEMC, from the exons ATGGCGGCCGGACGAGGGGAGTTTTATCGGAGTTTGTTGGAGGGCCTGGAGAGGAAACCCGCCCAGCCTAGTCATGGGAGGGGAACAGCGGGTCCAGGTCGAGGACAGTCGGGTCCGGGTCGAGGACAGTCGGGTCCGGGTAAACGACAGACGGGCCgcaggcagaagaagaagaagcagctaAAGGCTTCACCGAGCTTCGTTAGCGGGAAAGATGGCAG aacagacagagaggaagaggattttcCCAAAAGTTTTCCTTGCAAGGAAAACTTAATGGAAAG gctGCCATGTGAGATCCTGATTAAGATCCTGTCGTACCTGGACGCGTCCTCGCTGTTCTGTATCAGCCACGTCAGCAAGCTCTTCCACTCGCTCGCCAACGATGA TGTCATGTGGCAGAAGATTTACATGTCAGAGTTTGGGACTCAAACATGGAGGCCAAAGTCGGTGGATAATGCAGCGCTGAAGGATGACCCGGAGGACGTGGGGGACCGGTCTGCCGGCAACTGGAAGAGGCTGTACTTTAGGACCACAGCTGGATATGAAATGAACaagtggaggagagagctgagagaaaaCAGTCCCTACACTGGGCTGCCCAGACAGACGGAGTGGGTCCTCAG GAACATGAACGTGTGCTGGGAGCTGACGGTGACTGATTGTTTGGGACGGGAGATCACACTGGGGCAGAGTCGAGCGTATTTCTTCGAGTCCTCCGTGATCGTCCGCTGGAGTGAAGGCAGCTTCCCCAGATATCACCACATCCACAACATCCAGCTGCACGGAGTCCGGAAGGAGCGGCTGAAGATCCCCGACGTCAGGAA GCCTGCCTGGCGTTCTTTGATTTCAAAGCTGGAGTTGAAGTCTCAGCGTGTTTGGCACCTCGGCAAAGACAGGCTGGTCAGACTGCTGCATCTGGTGCCCGGCTTCATCATCGGCATCTGGAGG GGTCAGCAGAGTATTGCTTTCATCATGGCCAGCCTGCACTTCCACAAGTTGGTGGAGAAGAGTCTGCTGGGATATCCAGCCTG CCCGTACTATGAGCCTGAGGACCTCCCACCTGTGGATAACTCGGACCCTGAGTTTGGTCTGCACGGCTACAGTCTGCACTTCGTCCTGCACAACACCGGCACTCAGATCATGTTGGGACACTTCCGCGAGCTCTCCTTTTGCACAG atcagatcagccGTGGACTGTTGGAGCTGAGGGTCATCAACAGGAACGACTTGTCTCAGCACAGGTCGCTGTCTGGAAACATCAAGCTGCCCTGGAAGAGCGAGTTTCTGGAGGGCTCAGTGGAG